The stretch of DNA CTGAGCGATCAGCACTGAGCGATCAGCGCTGAGCGGCCGGCACAGCGCCGGTCCATGCAGGGCCGACTGGTACGAGGCGAATCAGCACAGGTCCGGCCGATACAGGGCGCGGGCACGACGAAACGCCCCGAGGCTTACGCACTCGGAGCGTTTCGAGAAGTCAACGGATCAGGCGGAGACGACGGCGGCGAGCGCGTCGTGCAGCTCCTTCGCCTCGGCGTCGTTCACGGACACCACGAGGCGTCCCCCGCCCTCGAGCGGGACGCGCACGATGATGAGGCGCCCCTCTTTCACGGCCTCCATCGGCCCGTCACCCGTCCTCGGCTTCATTGCGGCCATCGAGTTCCCCTTTCGAAAGGATGTGAGCCATTATCCCGTAGACCGCCGACTTCCGCCAAAACACGGGGTAGCGCGCCGGGGTCAGGGCGTCGACCACCAGTGGGACACCGGCCCCCACGTCGCGTAGAGCCAGGCGAATTGCAGGATGAGGCTCGCGACGACGATCCCCACGCGGTAGATCGGGTTGCGCGGCTCGGCGAGCGCGGCGGCGAACGGGAACATCGGCATCAGCAGCCGGAGCAGGCTCGACTGCGGGAAGAACACGGCGAAGAGGTAGAGCCCGTAGGAAGCGAGCCACAGCCGTAGCTCGATGCCGAGTCGCCGCACCGGCGGGAGGAACAGCGCCCCCGCGAACGCGGTCACCACCGCGACGACAACGAACGGGCCGAGCGTCTCCCCCACCCAGAACGGCGCCGCCTGGAACCAGGGCGCGAACGGCAGGAGGTGCTGATGCCCGATCCACGCCGCCCGCCAGGCCAACTCGGTGTCGGTGTAGGCGGTGATCGATCCGGTCACCGCCCAGGCGATCAGCAACCAGGCGAAACCGGTGATCCCGCTGAACACGGTCACCGCGGCGACCACGATCCGCTCGCGCATCGCGAACTCTTCGCGCTCGCGCCGCACGAACCGGTACAGCCAGTAGAGACCGAGGGCCAGCGCGAGCGCGAGCCCCGTCGGGCGGGTCAAGGCGAGCACCGCGATGGTCGGGAAGAGCAGACCCCAGCGGCGCCGCGCCATCAGGTACAGCGCGAGGGCGAGGAAGAACAGCTGCATCGACTCCGCGTACGCCATCTGCAGCATGAACGACAGCGGAGACACCGCGAAGAGGGTCACCCCGAACAGTGCCGTCCTGTGGCTCTGCCGGAGGCGGAACAGACGGTAGATCGTGACGGCCGCGCCGAAGCCGAACCCCATCGACACCAGCCACGCGGCGACCGGCCAGGCCAGCGTCGTCACCAGCGAGACCGCCGAGACGATCGCCGGGTAGAGCGGCATGAACGCCCACTGGTTCTCGGCGACGTATCCGGACGCGTCGAGGGGCAGCTGGCCCGGGTAGCCGTTCGCGGCGATGTACCAGTACCACTGGCCGTCCCAGATCGCGGAGTACTCGAAGAACCCGGGGTTCGCGCCGGCGCGGGACGCCGGCGTCAGCTGCGGGCGGATGAGCAGCATCGCGATCGTCGTGAACGCGCGCGCGGCGAGATAGACGGCGACGACCTGCAGAAGCGGGTGTCGCGCGGCGACGGCGAGCG from Herbiconiux sp. L3-i23 encodes:
- a CDS encoding DUF3117 domain-containing protein encodes the protein MAAMKPRTGDGPMEAVKEGRLIIVRVPLEGGGRLVVSVNDAEAKELHDALAAVVSA